A window from Cellulomonas sp. C5510 encodes these proteins:
- a CDS encoding GNAT family N-acetyltransferase: MTGAVRVRVARPEDLDQAGALAAEAYHADGLLDDGDGYAAELRDAARRAREAVLLVATVPGTGAAQDVVVGTVTLAPAGTSYAEVAEPGELELRMLAVAPEARRRGVAERLTTAALREAVARRARGVVLSTLEPMAAARRLYERLGFVAAPARDWGHEGVALRVLTWTPPAAPGVLVESATWVPATVETLEGWRLGFAGGFTRRANSVLPLGRPMDLDGALDAVEARYDAVGLPTVVRVCAAAPAGLAEVLGSRGYAPVAATDVLVRDVEPPPPVPAHAGVQVVVSERVEGPWLDGWLGVKAGGANADAATARQVLAATPARYLSAVGEGRTTLGVLRAAFAEDWVGLSCLVVAPEARRRGVGRLLTRSALAVAARTGARRAFLQVEVSNAGAADLYAAEGFRPAERYAYWQR; encoded by the coding sequence GTGACCGGCGCGGTGCGGGTGCGCGTCGCCCGCCCGGAGGACCTGGACCAGGCGGGTGCCCTGGCCGCGGAGGCGTACCACGCCGACGGACTGCTCGACGACGGCGACGGCTACGCGGCTGAGCTGCGCGACGCCGCCCGGCGGGCGCGGGAGGCGGTCTTGCTGGTCGCGACCGTCCCGGGCACGGGCGCCGCACAGGACGTCGTGGTCGGGACGGTGACGCTCGCCCCCGCCGGGACCTCCTACGCGGAGGTCGCCGAACCGGGCGAGCTGGAGCTGCGGATGCTCGCGGTCGCGCCGGAGGCCCGGCGTCGAGGAGTCGCGGAGCGGCTGACGACGGCGGCGCTGCGGGAGGCGGTCGCCCGACGGGCCCGGGGCGTGGTGCTCTCCACGCTGGAGCCGATGGCCGCCGCGCGCCGCCTCTACGAACGGCTCGGGTTCGTGGCCGCGCCCGCGCGGGACTGGGGCCACGAGGGGGTCGCCCTGCGCGTCCTGACGTGGACACCGCCCGCCGCGCCGGGGGTGCTGGTGGAGTCCGCCACGTGGGTGCCGGCGACCGTCGAGACGCTCGAGGGCTGGCGGCTCGGCTTCGCCGGCGGGTTCACGCGGCGCGCCAACAGCGTGCTGCCGCTGGGACGGCCGATGGACCTGGACGGCGCGCTCGACGCGGTGGAGGCTCGCTACGACGCGGTCGGTCTGCCGACGGTCGTGCGCGTCTGCGCGGCCGCGCCCGCGGGCCTGGCGGAGGTGCTGGGTTCCCGCGGCTACGCGCCGGTCGCCGCCACCGACGTGCTGGTCCGCGACGTGGAGCCCCCGCCCCCCGTGCCAGCCCACGCCGGGGTGCAGGTGGTCGTCTCCGAGCGGGTGGAGGGCCCGTGGCTGGACGGCTGGCTCGGGGTGAAGGCAGGCGGAGCGAACGCCGACGCGGCGACCGCCCGGCAGGTGCTGGCTGCGACGCCGGCCCGCTACCTCTCGGCCGTGGGCGAGGGCCGGACCACGCTGGGGGTGCTGCGGGCAGCGTTCGCCGAGGACTGGGTGGGCCTGTCCTGCCTGGTGGTGGCGCCGGAGGCGCGACGCCGGGGCGTCGGTCGCCTGCTCACCCGGTCGGCTCTGGCGGTGGCGGCGCGCACGGGAGCCCGCCGGGCGTTCCTGCAGGTGGAGGTGAGCAACGCCGGAGCGGCGGACCTCTACGCCGCCGAGGGGTTCCGGCCGGCCGAACGGTACGCCTACTGGCAGCGCTGA
- a CDS encoding pilus assembly protein CpaE, translating into MISIERAELLQAAGLLWAPRSGDRFALRQPGLAGEVFTISEMTIEPHTYPTGTVLGFNGTTEWALDSVTQDDALWLPREDQLRELLGGTFRSLARALDGSYLVVAELPGQPERSFAATDAADAYADAVLALVSAARV; encoded by the coding sequence GTGATCTCGATCGAGCGGGCGGAGCTGCTGCAGGCCGCGGGGCTGCTGTGGGCACCCCGCTCGGGCGACCGGTTCGCACTGCGGCAGCCGGGCCTCGCGGGCGAGGTCTTCACCATCAGCGAGATGACCATCGAGCCGCACACGTACCCCACGGGCACGGTCCTCGGCTTCAACGGCACGACGGAGTGGGCGCTGGACTCGGTGACCCAGGACGACGCCCTGTGGCTGCCCCGCGAGGACCAGCTCCGCGAGCTGCTGGGCGGGACGTTCCGCAGCCTGGCGCGCGCGCTCGACGGCTCCTACCTCGTGGTCGCCGAGCTCCCCGGGCAGCCGGAGCGGTCGTTCGCGGCGACGGACGCGGCCGACGCCTACGCGGACGCCGTCCTGGCCCTGGTGTCGGCGGCGCGCGTCTGA